Part of the Cottoperca gobio chromosome 1, fCotGob3.1, whole genome shotgun sequence genome, ACAGCAGAACCTTGCTCAGCTTGTGTTCAGgttctcctgtctgtttctccaaactgcatctactgcaggtaacacactgactatggataaagacctcatacaaccccacttcaaactatCTGAACTATCTCTTTCAAACACGGTTGGTGATACAGAGCAGTGTTTCAGCCTCTGtatgtgtcttctctctctgtacagtTTGTAAAACTTGCATTGTTGCCTTCCTGGAGACAAATAAGTTCTGCCCACGATGTGACGTTCAGGTCCACAAGACATGTCCACAGCTCAGCATCAGGTAAGTTACGATGCTTTATATCAggtattctttaaaaacacatctgaaTGCAAGGAGCATCATGCTTAtcaacagtgttttcttttcttttccagagCTGACAAAACTCTACAAGACATTGTTTATAAGCTTGTTCCAGGGTTATTCAAAGGTGAGACTGTGTTTATTGAGGCTGCAGAGCAACAGACTGCCTTGAAGCATTTATTTTGTCCTAATTTCCCATTTGATGATGCATTTCTTTGCCGATGGACACTTTGTATTTGTGAAACCAGATGAGATGAAACGGAGGCGGGACTTCTACGCAGAGAATCGTGTGCTGGAACCAGGGGAGGTGGTGGAGACGTTTAACATAGCAGAGGATGAAATCATCAGCCTGTCCATACAGTTCTACGAGAGGAACAAGTCAGTCAATCATTTCTCAGTTTTCCAAATACACAGCAATGAAAAATTTAGAGACGGTTGTGtaaacaatgaaatgtaattacCTGACATTAGAGTAGAATAACTTTCAATATACAACTTGGTCCCATATTTAACAGAAATAAGAAGTGAAATTAATAAGCTGGTAACAAGACCTGTGTGAACCCTGAGAAAGGTTTGATTCACACTCAGGGCTGAGTGATTAATCCAATTAGATTTTCAGTTACGCTTTTTCCTTCCAACGATGAAGAAAACAAGATCATCGAGATTAAATGATTGTTGTGCCGCATCCATTTCGCAATGATGCTCTGGTTTTGTCTTGTGTTATAAATCCAGCACACCCTACCTTTCCTTAAACGTGCACTAACTTTACAACATAgtttcaatttaaatatatatagtattgtaCATTATAGATTTTATTTATCAGTGTTTAAAAATGAAGATGTATTTCAGTTGCTTTATacctaaatgtatatttaaagtcCAAGAAAATCCTCtgttaaaaagacattttctctttaataaatacatgatgttcgatgtagtatgcagtatgtctctctgaatatgtatttctgtatgCGTGGAAATAATTGTTAATTCATGTTTAACaccttttctttgtatttaatatttcccTGCAGAAATAATGAGAGGCAGCATTCAGAGCTGGAAGGAGACAAGGTAAAGCCTGAATCTTAGATAAAAAGCAAAGTTGGGTGAGGCAGGGACAGTACTTACCTCATGTTTAATGTGGTTTTCTGGCCTTCAACCTGGATTTATGTGTTCCCTCTCTGCTCTTTGTTCTCAGTCCAATGGTAAACGCTTCCTGCAGTGCCCAGCAGCCATGTCCGTCATGCACTTAGCGAAGTTCCTCCGAAGCAAGATGGATATTCCCAACAACTACCGGGTAATTAGACGCTTTGTACCCACACACGGCAACGCTTGCTGTATTGATTCAATGGCAAACTTCAGGGATGGACGCAATAATATAAAAGGACTTTTAACTCTAAAGTACTGTAAACACAGTTGTAAACTCTGCTACAAGGTGGGTCATATCTGGTTGCATGCAGTTTCACGTGGCATCACTATGGCGATCAGCTGAGAATCCCGCCTACACTGAGTGGTACTACCCACAGGGGGAAACGAAATGGAGTAAAGGACCTGGTACCAAACGTGAGTCAAGTCCAGCTGAAACATGGAAATGAggcaaagttagcaactagctggtgaacatagtggagcgttGAGCAGTTGAAGATATTTTTCTCAGGAAtcggtggagaccaaaaacagttAAAGTGTAAATATTAGACTTGTGTTCATCAGGTGGACAAAAAAAACACGattccaaatgaatgctaattgCTGCGTATCTGTTGAACGTctaaataggcaactgtttacTAACACGTTCACCATAACAGCTGTGTAAGCCGATGATAGTCACTATTATTCCTGCTTTAAATGTGTCCGggtaaagagagaaagattgtGATGCGTCATAGCAGGGAAAACACAGGTGTTATAAAAGCAATGGCTCTGTTCCATTAAGTGTTCCAGGGAGGTAGTATTAAATAGCAACGGGAACTGAGTCCctataattattttcttaattacacctgtgctcttcttgctatgacaagtcaaaaaaAGAACAGACTCACCTTTTGACTAATTTGTTAGCATTCAACAACTGAAGCTCACGCAAGTCTTTTGAGCTGTTGTTGTGCAACGCTAACGCAAAATAATTGTGTTATAGATGTTAAAAACAATTACGGCTGTCAGCAGAATTGAATGAGAAAACCTTGTTATTCCGACATGGGAGtgttaatataatattacaGGATCAGTAGCAGCACTGCTGTCCTTGTAGTCACAGCAGATCAATGAAGATCTGTCTAACTGAGCTATTCATATCATGTTGCATATTTGTAGCGGCTTGTTAACAAGCAAAACCACTTCCAAGCAAAGACTGTGGCTCCCTTTTAATGAAGCAAAGtggttgttcttgtttttcgTTACAACATGTGATTTTATTATACACTCTACACAACTGGCAAATTTGAATCGGTCAATAACATTGTAACGCTGCGTTCATTTCAAGTGGGATGGAGATGAGCAATGATTTGCATGTCTACGACTTGCAAGGAGCGTCGAGGCCGTTGTTCTCGATGTGAACAGTATTTACAGGTGGCAGACTGGTTCAGGCTTCATACAGTCTCCAAAGTTTagaaaatgcatcattttaatTGTTACGTTTTCAAGGTTATGCATGTggtttaaattcaaatgtacCTTTTTGAAAAATGCTATATTTTCAACATAATCTGATGGTTCCTCTCCACACTCATGTAAACCACATTTCTCAGCTAGCTTTTGCATTTTTAGTAACAATTTAAATGTGATGGTGAAAGCGTCCTGAGtctggacattttaaaaaggtaccttgaaagaaagaaagaaaccctGCTGGTTATTACGGTAATTCCCACGTGACGGGGTACAGGGTACCTTAGACAATAATAGACCAAATCATTTaataaaggttcaatgtgtaattctgagccacctgctccagagaaacagggggcagtatttcacctctaaactgggtccatacaatctctgatgttcatattttagttgtagtagtttggcatatttattgtattctaatttattctttatattgtgtattacatttactcctgtgtaatgtcagtcagtcagtcagtcagtcagtcagtcagtcagtcagtcagtcagtcagtcagtcagtcagtcagtcagtcagtcagtcagtcagtgagcaAGAACACCAAgattcaaccaaactgctgagaGTCAAGAAttctgctgtcttataatcttcaggtggagctgatcctctgtgtttactgagcactgatgttaaccggggctgtagtccgtgtaacgttacgttacgttagtttgtttatgaagTGGTCGAAACTATAAAACAAGGGTGTTTTCTGGTGGTCACATTGTGTTAACTGGTTTGGactgtgtgttgcaggtggaggtgttgtATGGAGATGAGCCCTTGAAGGACTACTACACACTAATGGATATTGCCTACTTCTACGAGTGGAGACGAGTGAGTGGCAGCTTTCATACCTTTTACTGTGGACTGCAAATGTTGACCAAACCTGAACTGTGATTATCCCTCTTGTGTTGTCGGCATGGTTTCATTTCCCCTCTTTGCACTGTTTCCAGGACTTTCACACACTAACAATCACTTGACATTACTGCTGACAATTTTATTGTGCATGCTGTGTGTTCCTGAATTGATTACGTAACAGGCAGCCAATGGGAGCTGGTCATGTGATCTATTCCTGTGAACACATGGGTGGATGGCGGGAAGTCTGTCTTGCAGTCTTTGTTGTTAAAGCGAGATACTCTAAAACACAGTTTATCAAGGGGTTAAAATCAGGGGAAACGCAAGTATGGTCCTTCATCATGCTGACATTATGTTAACATTATCCCACACCCCTTTCTTAGTTAaatttgcttttttaatttctgctcattttgtttatttttgttttagttgtatGTTTCTAGTTCATGTTGTCAATAGTTCTGTCTTATTGCGTAGGTTGCTCTGGAGGTGTCCAAAGTCATGTGGTTGACCAACTCCCTTTGTTACGTGGATGTGCGTGTAGCTAGACTGGAATATCCTGAGTGTGTAAGAAGATTTATCTGAGATTGATGTTGTGTAATGAGCAGTTCCTGCCGCGGTTAAACTCCCTCTTTGTCAATGATCTTCTCTAAACATCTCTTTGAACAGAAATAACTGCTATTTGAACGAGGGTATATTAAAGAATCAGGCTGGTCATATTCTATAATTGTGTTATCATCAACTAATCCTCTCCAACCTTTCTATCCtaccctctctgtgtctgcggTCAGCCCCTTCATTCTTactgaatatacagtatgtggtaCTTTGGAAACTGGTCAacatatatttcatttatatgcTTCTTTTTCAAACAAGTCGCTGTAATTTCCTGAAACAGGTAGGCactacttatccatagtcagtgtgttGCCTACAGTAGCTGGAGGTTTGGACCAACAGACGGGAGCACTGAAGCTGagcaatgttctgctgtggacgggggcagcagccaCCTAAATAAATCTATCAGTTAAAGTGttcgctatatttagaatattttcacttttttacCTTTCCGTCAGACCTTTCCAACGGAACTGAAGCCTTTACCTATGCTCTCTTCAAGCCAGCAGACTGTATTGAAAGCTCTCCCGAGAGTCGCTGGTCTGCCCCGGCCTGTGACGGGCctgctttgtttgtgttattgtgggaatttggtgtttttaaagagtttgtTTGGATTCAGCAAATGTACAAACAAActaacagtgtggctcattgatttAGGTTTTAAGAGTTTTTGCACAACAATGGAGCGCTATAACCCAATAATAAGATGcatcaggctttgatacacagACGACTCTTGTTAATAGGATTTGTTGATTGATGGTtctggtcttttcatgggatttgtttatttcaacCTTTACAGACAGAAAGTCCTGTCTCTACCATATTGATGAATGAATAAAGCTGAGCTCCTCTCCACAGTCCTAACgatgtgtgtgtccctctgtgCAGACTGGACCCATCCCCCTGCAGTATCTGGTCAAACCCACCCGGAAGCGCAGGAGGCCGTGCCAGTCCGCCGCGCAGGGCCACTCTGACGGTGTCAACACCAGCCCGACGTCAGAGAGCGACTCCCAGAGCGACAAAGTCCACAGTCCTGCTGCAGCCCAGCCGGCCCGAGCCTCCTCACAATCCAGCCCTGCGTCCCACAACCTCTCTCCCGCCATCCAAAGCTCCAACGGTACCACAGTGCCCAACAACACTCAGCGACATACTCTCGCCTCCAAACAGGCCGCCAACGCTCGGAAGGTGACTGTCAACGGCACGAGCTCTGGGGCCAGCAAAGAGGAGGCGAGGGGAGGCGACAAAAGCGGTTTGCCTCCGACGACCTAACGTGTGTACAGGGCAACGGGGAGGACAGTGTTTGAATTGctccctttttctttctacAGAGCAGAAAGACGAGCTTTTCTGCCCTCTGGACAAACAGGAGGCAGATTACTGTTATCATCTTTCAGCAGGAAAGACTGAAAAGTGCAGCCAAATAGAcacttgtatgtatgtatgtgcgtgtgtgtgtgtttatgtgtgttagACTAGAAcagtgcacacatacaaactgtacagtatgtatcaaatgtgagcatgtgtgcatacatatgtataaacTTATCTTTTATACAAGATATTGTAATCGTTTTGTATTGTATATGCAGTGGGTCCGTTTCATTTCCATACTGTAGTTCCATCAACGTTGATTTGGCTTCGTAACACTTGAGACAAAATGCTGATCGCTGTGTGCGTCACTGCAGAAGTTGGatgtaaagaagaaaaaaagaagttaaCCCTTGCCTTTGAACAGTCATGTTAATAACTGCTGTATAAGTGTCCAGTATAAGCAACTGCTCATCAGGTTACACAggtacattacattaaaactgTCCATGCACTTTGTTAAGGTCAGATCACACAATGCAAACTGACAAGTATTTTCCAACAGGAGAAGcatttatatttacacaatTCCAAGCACTACCATGCTCACAAGCAGATGTTTGTCAGCagctcatctctctccccctcgctctctctctatctctctctctctctaggctcggctctctctctctctatctctctctctctctctctctctctctctctctctctctctctctctctctctctctctctctctctctctctctctctctctctctctctcatggcAGTCGAACAACTCAAAAGGGATTTGAATATTTGGCCATGTATGTTGTAGTTCCATAAATTTCAACattccttttgtttcttttcaacaAACAATGATACTTTTTTTATCAGCCATATGTGCATGTTTTAggtcaataaaatgtttacttaCTAGGTTTTTCTGACCTGACTGTCCTGTTTATGATTCCCTGAACGTAACCGTTTGTAAAGCATGCTGTAGTGCATGtagaaagaaaaagctttggGCAACATTTAATGTCAACAGCTCTTTTGTCTGCATTTTTTTACAGGAAGCTATTTTGTGTGTGCAATGGAGTGACCTCAAAGTGCCGAGGTCACATCCTCTTGGCATAATTCTCTAAGAACAGGCGAGGTTTATGTGTTCTTCCTTTTCaacttttatatttcaaaagATCAAACCACATACGTTAGGAGCTTCTAAGTAATAAACTAAAACCGAACAGAAGTAATCAGAGATGGCGTAAATATAGAGCTGTATAGaactggttcccaacctttttggcACGTGGTCCTTTAAGGTCACACGATCTACTCATGAGCCCAGTCAAACATTATGTTCTCTGTAAACTAGTATTTCtagaaaaaaggcaaaaattTAAGTTAAGTCAGAAAAGTCAACAGaatttttatttcttgttttggtAATGTTATGTTGCGACCCTTTATGGGGCCCAactgatatatttatatctttattgtATTGAGTCAGGCATTCAGCCGgtcttttattttaagatgataGAACTACAACATATGATGAAAGTAGGCCAGACCCCCTGACTATCAGGAAGAATGTGAAACGGTGAGTGTTGGAGCTGAAAGGCTGGTAAACAAAGATTCTGTCTTCGATTTGAAGTTGTTTCTATCAAGTTTGGGGTTAAGTGAGTTAGAATCTAAACACCCATGATCTTGGTAGGTCTtcactgtgtgcatgtacagCGACGTGTCAGAAGCTCAGGACCACAGTCTCCAGGTGGATGATAGATACAGTTCAAGTGTCTTCTCTCTAGATCCTACCTAGAGGGCCATAACACTGTCTATTGCTCCGTCCGTTAGAGGACCGTTTGTGTACATTACAAGGCATTACCAGTCTGTACTCTGCCTGCTCTTACCACACATTTCCAAGCCAGGTCAATCAGTTTCTTTgagtttgcttttatttgataGCATTATTATAGACAATTAGGTAAACCCAACTGGCAACTTAAATGCATATACAGTTTGTTTCTTAATTTAaatcaacaaaaacataaaaatacctTAGTGTGCTGTAGTTGTTCTGCACATGCACACTGACTATGGAGGGAATCATACAGTGCTTCATGAAAACACTTCACAGTGTAAAACTTTAGATCTTCAAAATCTTAGCCATATTAATAGTACATCccatttttaacatattttatacagtttgTTGGCATGTTGCAAATATGCTAACAATGGGCTAATACAACAGACATTTTAGCCACCTTAGAATAAACAGCCTGGTCaaatctgtctttctcttgGTACACAAACCTCTGTTATATCACAGTATATCATCATATCATGTGGATGCAACATTGTCTCTGCCATAGAAAGGACAAAGCAAGGATACATGGAGTTGAGTGCTGTGGCCTTAACCTTTTCCTCTCCACTGTCTTCTCTGTCAAGCATGATTAGAGTGAAATACTGACAAGACTAGATTCAAACATGATTGATCCGTTTACATCTGCTGCTTCCAATGAGTGCACTGTACACAAATGGGAattcaacagcaacattaaTGCTCAGTTCAAagtgtgtcagtcagtgtgttcATGTAGCAGGGCAGAAATGATGAAGTCCTGCTTGTGCGTCCCGTCGCAGTAAGGCTGGTTGTTTGTGTACTTGCAACCACACAACCAAACTGTAGCATCTTTCTCAGGGACAAAGCGTAGTGGGGACAGGCCTTGGGCTCTGGTTTTGTGGGCTCCGTCGCAGAAAggctgaaagaaaaagatgtgATGAGGGAATATACAGGACATGTACCTCAGACAGGAATGACACAAGCTCAAGTCAAATGTGATTGTACCTGTTTCTTGCTCTGTCCACAGGTGCACCATGAGTAACGCTTTCCACCAATAAGCTCCACTTTGAAAGGCTTCTTAGAGGGGATGACTGGTTCTGAAGGAAGTGTGGAGAGCTGTGAACAGAGGCACAGAAGAGTACTCATATAAAACGTAGGTTGTAATACTGTAAGGGACAAATTCTCCAATGAAGCTGAACATTACAGTATAACTCcatgtaaagacagacatgtTTTTCAACCAATGGGCTCCTGTGATTACATATTTTAGATTACCAATGTGATAAAGGTGCTGCACCGATTTAATTGTGAATTCggccatttatttatttaatatattggAGACTCCTCTGTGGATGCACACGATGCCAggatttataatgttttgtttgttatgaATAGTTTTGTCTCTCCAAAAAAGCTGCAGTGCTAAAGAGATGTCTAATCAGGCTGTGATTACAAACAGCTGTGCAGGGGCTTCGCGCTAATACAGTGGTAGCACTACAGGCTTGTCAGGTGACTGAGTGTCGTGTTTTATGTGCAAAGAAACTACCAGTCAGTGTTTCTATCTGAAATGTGTAGTGTGAGATATGAAGTCTAAAGTAGGCCTACCAGTTAACTATCTAAATGTTGTATCCTCAGGTTTACGAACAGTAATTCGTCAGTCGACAAATCGagataaaaaacaatacaagatAGTAATTAACAAGCCAGCTTCATACATGTTGGTAATAAAGAGTCAGTACAACAACATCTTATTTACAAAAGACAGGTTCTAAAATTGGGACTTAATTTACCTTGGAAGCTGCCGTAGCTATTAACCAATGTTGCCTCAAGGTTAAACTAATCCATTTGTGGTCTAATTTGGTCACCAACGTGTTCATGTTTCCAATGGCAGCTGCTAAACTTCAAAGCAACCTCTGCTCGGAGCTGCTCAAGCTGCGCGCGGTTATACTAACGTCGCAAATTCGTCACAGCTGAAGAAAATAGAAAAGgacagagaaattaaaataaaacaaacagtcaaCTATATGAGATATGATAGCCTAACAGACGACCCATGGATGTATAAACAGAAATCACTTCCTATAGAGTCACGTGTTGGAAGCTGAACCAATCAGGAGGTGGATATCGGTCTGCCGCAGATTGAGTTGAATTGATTTAGAAGTCAAAACAACACGTTACACTgtattaataaaacacaaacaaacaacactatATTGATCAGGGTTCTTCAAGAGAACaaatagagaatatatatatatatatatatatatatatatatatatatatatatatatatatatatacatacatatacatacatacatacatacatacatacatacatacatacatacatacatacacagtatatctcaaaagtgagtacaccctttagatttttgcaaatattctgttatatcctttcaggggataacattatcctactgaaactttgatataacttaaagtagtcagtgtgctgcttgaataacagtatagatttattgtcctttgaaaattactcagtacacagctgttaatgtctaaacagctggcaacaaaagtgagtacaccccatagtgaacatgtcctaattgtgcccaattgttttcccgccctggtgtcatgtgactcgttagtgttacaaggattcaggtgtaaatgataagcagggctgttaaatttggtgttttgggcacaattctctctgaatgctggacaacatggcacctcatggcaaggaactctctgagcggctgaaaaaaaggattattgcacttcacaaagatggccttggctataagaagattgccaacaccatgaaaatgagttgcagcacagtggctaagatcatacagcggttttccaggacaggttccactcggaacaggcctcgccagggtcgaccaaagaagttgagtccacgtgctcagcgtcatatccagaggttggtttccaaaaatagacgtgcgagtgcttccagcattgctgcagaggttgcagaagtgggatgtcagcctgtcagtgcccagaccatacgccgcacactgcatcaaatcggtttgtatggccgtcgccccagacagaagccccttctgaaaccgatgcataagaaagcccgcaaacagtttgctgaagacaatgaatccaagaacatgagttactggaaccatgtcctgtggtctgatgagaccaaaataaacctgtttgggtcagatggtgtccggcgtgtgtggcggcaccctggtgaggagtaccgagacaaatgtgttttgcctacagtcaagcatggtggtggcagcatcatggtctggggctgcatgagtgctgccggcactggggagctgcatttcattgagggacacatgaattccaatatatactgtgacatcctgcagcagagcatgatcccctctcttcggaaactgggccgtagggcatcagtgaacgcagcatggcgagtgtaaaacagaaagttggatgcggaatgtcgcactttgcaggagaaatggacgaacgattatttctttgtggaagtaaaaggccagtgtgtctagtttgtgcggacgcgtttatggtgatgaaaaataatctcaagcatcattacagcacgaaacatgccaaactgcacgagctgaaaggacgagtgcgtttggataaagttaacgctcttcggcggagtttggcccaacaagcagctctctgcagagagtaacatacaaacatggagatagagaggtagaccaccacaccaagaacagactattccaccactgctgtgcaattatcactgccatgtgcaatactcactttatcttctatcaaccacttggtacttatattattttttattctatttatttattgtgtactgcctttttacttcatatgttcttttgctgtgacaagatacatgtccccgttgtgggactaataaaggatttctgataaaacagaaagatacatggataaaaaagttgcttttttgcacagcatatataagaaaagtgaaatgaatgcgtttttttttttttgcagaggttatgagttcaataattattatggccctcgaaggatgttttaaaaaatgaaatggccctcgataggaaaaaggttccccacccctttTTTAGACCATCTCCTAATGCATGAATACCCTTTTCACCCATTCTttccaaataaataattgtttgtcaATATTGAAGTTTGGATATATCCAAATACTTGATTCTatttaagtaataataataataataataataataataataataatataataagcttcatttgtatagcacctttcatacaagaattgcagcccaaagtgcttcacagcaaaaagcatttacagtacaataatcacagtgtagatgtaaatgagtctgaagtaccattataaaaatagcagaattaaaataacattggagtaaGGGTCAAAATCGGTCAGTCCTGCAATATTCCCCCGTGTGCTCTAAAGATGAAATATAATTGGATAAGCCTTCATAT contains:
- the LOC115014508 gene encoding polycomb complex protein BMI-1-like, whose translation is MDKMQPNRIKITDLNSHLTCPLCAGYLIDATTIVECLHSFCKTCIVAFLETNKFCPRCDVQVHKTCPQLSIRADKTLQDIVYKLVPGLFKDEMKRRRDFYAENRVLEPGEVVETFNIAEDEIISLSIQFYERNKNNERQHSELEGDKSNGKRFLQCPAAMSVMHLAKFLRSKMDIPNNYRVEVLYGDEPLKDYYTLMDIAYFYEWRRTGPIPLQYLVKPTRKRRRPCQSAAQGHSDGVNTSPTSESDSQSDKVHSPAAAQPARASSQSSPASHNLSPAIQSSNGTTVPNNTQRHTLASKQAANARKVTVNGTSSGASKEEARGGDKSGLPPTT
- the LOC115008243 gene encoding CDGSH iron-sulfur domain-containing protein 3, mitochondrial-like isoform X2 translates to MSTSSFIVAAMRRGCTRTFRQPVPTSLVQCCLQSTQQPISAARLPCRVKVSAGKRYAWCACGHSKKQLSTLPSEPVIPSKKPFKVELIGGKRYSWCTCGQSKKQPFCDGAHKTRAQGLSPLRFVPEKDATVWLCGCKYTNNQPYCDGTHKQDFIISALLHEHTD